In Leptolyngbya sp. SIO1E4, one DNA window encodes the following:
- a CDS encoding PDZ domain-containing protein has protein sequence MGRKILQAVALMVLTLCLGFGFWSAPASALTAEHQLLSEVWRIINRAYLDETFNQQNWWFVRQRLLKQELSTREETYQAIRGMLASLNDPYTRLLPPEQYRSLQTSTAGELTGVGLQIAKDEEDASIQVIAPIEGSPAAAADLQPRDHILAINGLSTKDLTLDEAAKQMRGPVGTTVVLTVVRTGQSTKDITLRRDVVSLNPVTTRLTQISDDLTVGYIRLSQFNANATAEVAAGLQQFEAAGANAYILDLRNNPGGLLSAGIDVARLWLDTGTIVYTVDRRGVLDSFEANGPALTEAPLVILVNEGTASASEILAGALQDNQRAQLVGNVTFGKGLIQSLFDLSDGSGLVVTVAKYETPAHHDINRSGIRPDYAVALDAISLDQLGTEQDTQYQAALDVLTQSMVVASVP, from the coding sequence ATGGGACGAAAGATTTTACAGGCTGTGGCGTTGATGGTTTTGACGCTATGCCTCGGCTTTGGATTCTGGTCAGCACCAGCGTCTGCTCTGACAGCGGAACACCAGTTGTTATCTGAGGTGTGGCGCATTATTAATCGCGCTTACTTGGATGAGACGTTTAACCAGCAAAATTGGTGGTTTGTGCGGCAAAGGTTGCTCAAGCAGGAGCTGTCAACCCGTGAGGAAACTTATCAAGCCATCCGGGGCATGCTGGCATCATTGAACGATCCTTACACGCGGCTGTTGCCCCCTGAGCAATATCGCAGTTTGCAAACCAGCACGGCAGGCGAACTCACCGGCGTAGGCTTGCAGATTGCCAAAGATGAGGAAGATGCCTCAATTCAGGTGATTGCTCCTATTGAAGGTTCACCTGCCGCCGCCGCCGATTTGCAGCCCCGCGATCACATTTTGGCGATTAACGGGCTCTCTACTAAGGATCTAACCTTAGATGAAGCGGCCAAACAGATGCGGGGGCCAGTGGGCACGACCGTCGTTCTCACCGTGGTTCGCACTGGACAGTCCACGAAGGACATCACTTTAAGACGAGATGTTGTCAGCTTGAATCCAGTGACAACTCGTCTGACTCAGATATCGGATGACTTAACGGTAGGCTACATTCGCTTGAGTCAGTTCAATGCTAATGCAACGGCAGAAGTTGCGGCAGGGCTGCAGCAGTTTGAAGCAGCCGGTGCCAACGCTTACATTTTAGATCTGCGGAATAATCCTGGCGGCTTGCTCTCGGCTGGCATTGACGTCGCTCGTCTCTGGTTAGATACCGGCACGATTGTCTATACCGTTGATCGACGGGGGGTGCTGGATAGCTTTGAGGCGAATGGCCCGGCTCTGACCGAAGCTCCCTTGGTGATTCTGGTCAATGAGGGGACTGCCAGCGCCAGTGAAATTTTGGCAGGAGCCTTACAAGACAATCAGCGGGCTCAGCTGGTAGGGAATGTTACTTTTGGCAAGGGGTTGATTCAATCACTCTTTGATCTGTCTGATGGCTCGGGTTTGGTGGTCACTGTGGCTAAGTATGAAACCCCTGCCCATCATGACATCAATCGCTCTGGAATTCGCCCAGACTATGCTGTTGCCCTAGATGCAATTAGCCTAGATCAGCTGGGAACTGAACAAGATACTCAATATCAGGCAGCGCTGGATGTGTTGACTCAGTCGATGGTGGTTGCGAGTGTCCCTTAA
- a CDS encoding cytochrome b6, translating into MFTKQVTNSKAYQWFNERLEVQALADDISSKYVPPHVNIFYCLGGITLTCFIIQFATGFAMTFYYKPTVTEAFASVQYLMTDVNFGWLIRSIHRWSASMMVLMMILHVFRVYLTGGFKKPRELTWVTGVVLAVITVTFGVTGYSLPWDQVGYWAVKIVSGVPGAIPVVGSTVVELMRGGEAVGQATLTRFYSLHTFVLPWAIAVFMLLHFLMIRKQGISGPL; encoded by the coding sequence ATGTTTACTAAGCAAGTTACGAATTCTAAAGCATATCAGTGGTTCAACGAACGACTGGAAGTTCAGGCACTTGCCGATGACATTTCCAGTAAGTACGTCCCTCCCCACGTCAATATCTTTTACTGCCTCGGCGGTATCACACTGACCTGTTTTATCATTCAGTTCGCAACCGGCTTTGCAATGACCTTCTATTACAAGCCGACCGTAACTGAAGCCTTTGCCTCTGTTCAGTATTTGATGACCGATGTTAACTTCGGTTGGTTGATTCGTTCCATCCACCGCTGGTCAGCCAGCATGATGGTGTTGATGATGATTCTCCACGTTTTCCGGGTTTACCTCACCGGCGGCTTCAAGAAACCCCGTGAGCTGACCTGGGTCACAGGCGTGGTACTGGCAGTTATCACTGTGACCTTTGGTGTGACTGGCTATTCTTTGCCCTGGGATCAGGTCGGCTATTGGGCCGTGAAAATTGTGTCCGGCGTTCCTGGCGCGATTCCTGTGGTCGGCTCGACTGTTGTTGAACTGATGCGTGGCGGAGAAGCGGTTGGCCAAGCTACACTCACCCGCTTCTACAGCTTGCATACCTTTGTTCTGCCTTGGGCGATCGCCGTGTTCATGCTGCTTCACTTCTTAATGATTCGGAAGCAAGGTATTTCAGGCCCTCTCTAA
- the petD gene encoding cytochrome b6-f complex subunit IV: protein MATIKKPDLSDPKLREMLKQGMGHNYYGEPAWPNDLLYIFPVVILGSIACCVALAVLDPAMVGEPANPFATPLEILPEWYLYPTFQILRVVPNKLLGIAGMTAIPLGLMLVPFLENVNKFQNPFRRPVATAVFLFGTVVTLWLGIGATFPIDTSLTLGLF from the coding sequence ATGGCAACTATCAAGAAACCGGATCTGAGTGATCCAAAGTTAAGAGAGATGCTCAAGCAGGGAATGGGCCATAACTATTATGGTGAACCCGCTTGGCCAAACGACCTGCTTTACATTTTCCCAGTCGTTATTCTGGGTAGTATTGCATGCTGCGTCGCTCTCGCAGTGCTTGACCCTGCAATGGTGGGTGAACCTGCCAATCCTTTTGCGACCCCCCTTGAAATCTTGCCTGAGTGGTACCTTTACCCCACATTCCAAATTCTTCGAGTTGTCCCCAACAAGCTGTTAGGGATTGCGGGCATGACGGCTATTCCTCTGGGGCTGATGTTGGTTCCTTTTCTGGAAAATGTAAACAAGTTTCAGAACCCCTTCCGCCGCCCGGTTGCTACTGCTGTCTTTTTGTTTGGCACTGTGGTAACTCTGTGGTTAGGGATTGGAGCAACTTTCCCAATCGATACCTCACTGACTCTGGGCTTGTTTTAG
- a CDS encoding anti-sigma regulatory factor, whose translation MLKCEHLVVDSRLEALLKVQRWFKEVFASLEPDLVWVKHYCDRLNIAVAEGFTNAVRHAHASLPPETPISIEISVGGERIDICIWDQGDPFDPNEVREPELGSLLQEGGYGWFLLRRVADQVTYQRRENQNCLEITQYRS comes from the coding sequence ATGCTGAAGTGTGAGCATTTGGTGGTTGATAGTCGATTAGAAGCTCTATTGAAAGTTCAGCGATGGTTTAAGGAGGTGTTTGCATCCTTAGAACCTGATCTAGTTTGGGTGAAACATTACTGCGATCGCTTAAATATCGCAGTGGCAGAGGGTTTTACGAACGCGGTTCGCCATGCCCATGCCTCTCTCCCTCCTGAAACTCCCATTTCTATAGAAATTTCTGTTGGGGGAGAGCGTATCGATATTTGTATTTGGGATCAGGGAGACCCCTTTGACCCCAATGAGGTGCGGGAACCGGAACTCGGTAGTCTTCTCCAGGAAGGCGGCTATGGATGGTTTCTTCTGAGAAGAGTAGCTGACCAGGTTACCTACCAGCGCCGAGAAAATCAGAATTGTCTTGAAATCACTCAATATCGTTCTTAA
- a CDS encoding glycosyltransferase, translating into MLVKKARLGFVFLQVFSWEGGIQSYIKDVLKAYLAQPAAPPADVFLLRDGPDCENPFTGGKLTFHYLDSRYANLGRLKLAAGLTKHLLARQYRHVICGHSLLSPLVGPLCQAFGVPYTVMIYGKEVWAPIPPRQQKALQQAAGIWANSRYSRDLACSANGLDRTKFHMLPCIVNGDVFTPGEKDPGLVAQYGLQNSRVLMTVARLWPGDIYKGVDVTIRALPKILQAFPDVKYLVIGRGEDQPRLAQLAQDMEVSDRVVFAGFVPDEALVAHYRLADAYIMPSKEGFGIVYLEAMACGVPTLSGDDDGSADPLQDSRVGWRVPHRDPHAVAQACIEILQGEDRRCNGDWLREQTLASFSPESLKKEMGQLLLKF; encoded by the coding sequence GTGTTAGTCAAAAAGGCACGTCTAGGATTTGTTTTCTTGCAGGTCTTCTCCTGGGAAGGCGGCATCCAGTCTTATATTAAAGACGTTCTCAAGGCATACTTAGCCCAGCCAGCTGCGCCACCCGCAGATGTATTCTTACTAAGAGATGGCCCAGATTGTGAGAATCCCTTTACCGGAGGCAAGCTCACCTTTCACTATCTCGATAGTCGATATGCAAATTTGGGCCGGTTAAAGCTAGCAGCCGGGCTCACCAAGCATCTACTGGCCCGTCAATACCGTCATGTGATTTGTGGCCATTCCTTACTATCGCCATTAGTTGGCCCCCTTTGCCAGGCTTTTGGGGTGCCCTACACCGTCATGATTTATGGCAAAGAAGTGTGGGCACCCATACCACCTCGTCAGCAAAAGGCGTTGCAGCAGGCGGCTGGTATTTGGGCAAATAGCCGGTATAGTCGCGACTTAGCCTGTTCTGCCAATGGTCTAGATCGCACTAAGTTCCACATGCTGCCCTGCATTGTCAATGGTGATGTGTTTACGCCTGGGGAGAAAGATCCGGGTCTAGTGGCTCAATATGGCTTGCAGAATAGTCGCGTGTTGATGACAGTAGCCCGGTTATGGCCTGGAGACATCTACAAAGGGGTCGATGTGACGATTCGAGCCCTACCCAAGATTTTGCAGGCATTTCCAGACGTGAAGTACTTAGTCATTGGTCGAGGCGAGGATCAGCCCCGGTTGGCCCAGTTAGCCCAGGATATGGAAGTCAGCGATCGCGTTGTTTTTGCTGGCTTCGTCCCTGATGAAGCCCTTGTAGCCCATTATCGATTGGCTGATGCCTATATCATGCCTTCTAAAGAAGGATTCGGTATTGTCTATTTAGAAGCGATGGCTTGCGGCGTTCCAACCCTCTCTGGAGATGATGACGGTTCTGCTGACCCATTGCAGGATAGCCGAGTTGGTTGGCGGGTTCCCCACCGTGATCCCCATGCGGTTGCTCAAGCCTGTATCGAAATCTTACAGGGCGAAGATCGCCGCTGCAATGGAGACTGGCTACGAGAGCAAACCCTGGCCTCTTTCAGCCCCGAGAGTTTGAAAAAAGAGATGGGCCAGCTATTGCTAAAGTTCTAA
- a CDS encoding class I SAM-dependent methyltransferase has product MWNHNTHFHNYLLRQLPIKVNHALDVGCGLGLFAYKLAGRANGVHALDVNGTVLSEAASCHTAPNIHYLHTDFLEADLPAAAYDVIVSIASLHHMDLETALEKMRALLRPSGTLLILGLYREATVADYLYSAISVPINRICLIRHQSSRSTSAIVAPTCPATLSLRQIKTVASTVLPGFSLKRHLFWRYSLIWHKSINS; this is encoded by the coding sequence ATGTGGAATCACAACACCCACTTTCACAACTACTTGCTGCGTCAACTTCCTATCAAGGTTAACCATGCCCTAGACGTAGGCTGTGGATTAGGCCTATTCGCATATAAACTGGCTGGGCGAGCCAATGGGGTGCATGCGCTGGATGTCAATGGCACCGTCTTAAGTGAAGCCGCAAGCTGTCACACTGCACCCAACATTCACTATCTCCATACCGACTTCCTTGAGGCCGACTTACCCGCCGCTGCCTATGATGTCATCGTATCTATTGCTTCACTCCACCACATGGATCTGGAAACCGCACTTGAAAAGATGAGGGCTCTCCTACGTCCATCTGGAACACTGCTTATTCTTGGACTTTATCGGGAAGCAACAGTAGCAGATTACCTGTATAGCGCTATCTCCGTTCCCATTAACCGCATTTGTCTGATCCGGCATCAATCATCCAGATCGACCTCAGCGATTGTCGCCCCTACTTGCCCTGCAACATTATCACTTAGGCAAATTAAAACAGTGGCAAGCACCGTGCTGCCCGGCTTTTCCTTAAAGAGACATCTATTCTGGCGCTATTCGCTAATTTGGCACAAGAGCATAAATTCCTGA
- a CDS encoding DUF3386 domain-containing protein, with translation MVGTQVSARDFFRSAYENRYTWDQSFPGYTADVTFVSGDTTVTAKARVNPDLKADVLEIEDESAKKAIHNQLWEVAIHRIRRSFEDTHGANTFSYGKTLDNGAVEILMGGKAEGDSYQIRNNEVSMVHRHIHGVVVTIYTFSSHDTGEGYLSHRYDSIYHDPKTGEQKGGRSVFEDAYEKVGNYVILSERKIQTETERGSEEQVFRFSNIQLLPAE, from the coding sequence ATGGTAGGGACTCAAGTCTCGGCTCGCGACTTTTTCCGCTCGGCCTACGAGAACCGATATACGTGGGATCAGTCTTTCCCTGGCTATACGGCCGATGTCACTTTCGTCTCCGGCGACACCACGGTCACCGCTAAGGCCCGCGTGAATCCTGATCTCAAAGCAGACGTCTTAGAGATTGAAGACGAAAGCGCCAAGAAAGCCATCCATAATCAGCTGTGGGAGGTGGCTATTCACCGTATTCGTCGTTCCTTTGAAGATACTCACGGAGCGAATACCTTTTCCTATGGTAAGACGTTGGATAATGGTGCCGTTGAAATTTTAATGGGTGGCAAAGCCGAGGGCGATAGCTACCAGATACGGAATAACGAAGTCAGCATGGTACACCGCCATATTCACGGTGTTGTTGTCACCATCTACACCTTCAGCAGCCATGATACTGGCGAAGGCTACTTGTCTCATCGCTATGACTCTATCTATCACGACCCTAAAACGGGTGAGCAGAAGGGGGGCCGCAGTGTCTTCGAAGACGCTTACGAGAAAGTTGGCAATTACGTAATTCTTTCCGAGCGCAAGATTCAGACTGAGACTGAGCGGGGCTCTGAGGAGCAAGTCTTCCGCTTCTCTAATATTCAGCTGTTGCCTGCTGAGTAA
- the glgA gene encoding glycogen synthase GlgA, producing the protein MYIVQIASECAPVIKAGGLGDVVYGLSRELEDRGHCVELILPKYNNMRYDHIWGLHDAYRELYVPWYGGAVHCSVFCGWVHGRVCFFIEPHSQDFFFDRDTYYGCDDDPMRFAFFSKAALEFLLQSNKRPDVLHCHDWQTGLVPVMLYEMYQYHGMEHQRVVYTIHNFKHQGFGGSEILWATGLNRESYYFHYDRLRDNFNPFSLNFMKAGIVYSNHVNTVSPHHAWEAMYADCGFGLGSTLHMKSFKFSGILNGVDYKIWSPAVDTHLPYPYSLSTVEDKALNKKALQERLLLRASDKPIVAYIGRLDEQKGVHLVHHAMYYALNRGAQFILLGSATDRRINDWFWHEKAHLNDNPDIHLELSFNEELAHLIYAGADMMVVPSNFEPCGLTQLISMKYGTVPIVRGVGGLVSTVFDWDYDTEHPSEERTGFVFYETDNYAVESALNRALDLYYNEPRIFQQLAIQGMQYDYSWTNSGGEYIKVYDYIRHK; encoded by the coding sequence ATGTACATTGTGCAGATTGCCTCGGAATGTGCCCCAGTCATTAAGGCAGGCGGTCTCGGGGATGTGGTTTATGGACTAAGCCGCGAACTTGAAGATCGGGGACATTGTGTTGAGCTGATCCTGCCGAAGTACAACAACATGCGCTACGACCATATCTGGGGGCTGCACGATGCCTATCGAGAGCTATATGTGCCGTGGTACGGTGGGGCGGTTCACTGCTCAGTCTTTTGTGGGTGGGTACACGGGCGGGTCTGTTTCTTTATTGAGCCTCATTCTCAAGACTTTTTCTTTGATCGCGATACCTACTATGGCTGTGATGATGACCCTATGCGCTTTGCCTTTTTTAGCAAAGCCGCTCTAGAGTTTTTGCTCCAAAGCAATAAGCGTCCTGACGTGCTCCACTGCCATGATTGGCAAACGGGCTTGGTCCCGGTGATGCTTTATGAGATGTACCAGTATCACGGGATGGAACATCAGCGAGTGGTGTACACCATTCACAACTTTAAGCATCAAGGGTTTGGGGGATCAGAAATCTTGTGGGCTACGGGGTTAAATCGAGAGTCCTACTACTTTCACTACGATCGCCTGCGCGACAACTTCAATCCTTTTTCCCTCAACTTCATGAAAGCGGGGATTGTTTACTCCAACCACGTCAATACTGTCTCGCCGCACCATGCTTGGGAAGCGATGTATGCAGACTGCGGGTTTGGGTTGGGGAGTACCTTACACATGAAGAGTTTCAAGTTTTCTGGCATTCTCAACGGCGTGGACTACAAAATTTGGAGCCCAGCTGTAGATACGCATTTACCTTATCCTTACAGCCTTAGCACCGTTGAAGACAAAGCCCTCAACAAAAAGGCGTTACAAGAACGATTACTGCTACGGGCCTCTGATAAACCTATCGTGGCGTATATTGGTCGCCTGGATGAACAAAAAGGGGTGCACTTAGTCCACCATGCAATGTATTACGCCTTAAACCGAGGTGCTCAGTTTATCTTGCTAGGCTCTGCGACTGATCGTCGGATTAATGATTGGTTCTGGCATGAGAAAGCCCACCTCAACGATAATCCCGACATTCATCTAGAGTTGAGCTTTAACGAGGAGTTGGCTCACTTAATCTATGCGGGAGCCGACATGATGGTCGTGCCCAGCAATTTTGAGCCCTGTGGTCTGACTCAGCTAATTTCTATGAAATATGGGACAGTGCCTATCGTGCGAGGGGTTGGGGGCCTCGTGAGCACCGTTTTCGACTGGGATTATGACACCGAGCATCCTTCTGAAGAGCGAACTGGGTTCGTCTTTTATGAAACCGATAACTATGCCGTAGAGTCGGCCCTTAACCGCGCCCTCGATCTCTATTACAACGAGCCTAGGATTTTCCAGCAGTTAGCGATTCAGGGGATGCAGTACGACTACTCTTGGACCAATTCCGGTGGTGAATACATTAAGGTGTACGATTACATCCGGCACAAGTAA
- a CDS encoding glycosyl transferase yields MGRRTLYVAITNHGFGHATRATSVAATVKQLAPDIDIILATTAPQWLLTSYLDVPFTRRETALDVGVLQQDSLTMDKPATLSALMAIQQQQSELIEREATFLQSAHVDLVLGDIPPLVAIAAKTASVPCWMMSNFGWDFIYRPWGGEFIAISDWIADCFRQCDRLFRLPFHEPMAAFPSVTDVGLTGGTPRQTVEELRSRFQITAPAEQTILLTFGGLGLAQIPYDNLKRFSDWQFITFDRQAPDLPNLCKITDRSLRPVDLMPLCCRVVSKPGFSTFSEACRLDIPVVTVTRDDFAEGPVLVAGLQDHSYHQVLTPAEFVEGDWDFLKESPNPPRTSQQLGKEGNQEIAQAIIEFLNP; encoded by the coding sequence ATGGGACGTCGAACCCTTTATGTGGCGATTACAAATCACGGGTTTGGTCACGCTACCCGCGCAACTTCTGTCGCAGCTACGGTCAAGCAACTTGCCCCTGACATTGATATTATTTTGGCCACCACGGCTCCCCAATGGCTGCTCACCAGTTATTTAGATGTGCCTTTTACACGACGCGAAACAGCACTAGATGTCGGGGTATTGCAGCAAGATAGCCTCACGATGGACAAACCGGCGACGTTGTCTGCCCTGATGGCCATTCAGCAGCAGCAATCTGAACTGATTGAGCGGGAAGCGACTTTTTTACAGTCTGCACACGTTGATCTCGTTTTAGGGGATATCCCTCCCTTGGTTGCGATCGCTGCTAAAACTGCCAGCGTTCCCTGCTGGATGATGAGCAACTTTGGCTGGGATTTCATCTATCGACCTTGGGGAGGAGAGTTCATCGCAATTTCTGACTGGATTGCGGATTGTTTTCGCCAGTGCGATCGCCTTTTCCGTCTGCCATTCCACGAACCGATGGCTGCTTTCCCCTCCGTTACCGATGTAGGCCTGACTGGAGGGACGCCCCGCCAAACGGTTGAGGAGCTGCGATCGCGCTTTCAGATTACTGCGCCAGCTGAGCAAACGATTCTCCTCACATTTGGCGGCTTAGGCTTAGCTCAGATCCCCTACGACAATCTGAAACGTTTTTCAGACTGGCAGTTCATCACCTTTGACCGCCAAGCACCTGATCTCCCTAACCTCTGCAAAATCACTGATCGCTCTCTGCGTCCGGTGGATTTGATGCCGTTGTGTTGCCGAGTTGTTTCTAAGCCAGGGTTCAGCACCTTTTCTGAAGCCTGTCGCCTTGACATCCCTGTTGTCACCGTAACTCGTGATGACTTTGCAGAAGGCCCCGTATTAGTCGCAGGCCTGCAAGATCACAGCTATCACCAGGTTCTCACCCCCGCTGAATTTGTTGAAGGAGACTGGGATTTCCTCAAGGAGTCACCCAACCCACCCCGTACCTCGCAACAGCTAGGCAAAGAAGGTAATCAGGAAATTGCACAGGCAATCATTGAGTTTCTCAACCCGTGA
- the ftsH2 gene encoding ATP-dependent zinc metalloprotease FtsH2, with translation MKLSWRVVLLWALPILVVGFFFWQGAFSTNAADPGRNAANTRMTYGRFLDYLDAGRVMAVDLYDGGRTAIVEAVDPQLDNRVQRWRVDLPGNTPELITRLKSSDISIDSHPPRSNGAVWGILGNLLFPFLLIGGLFFLFRRSSNVPGGPGQAMNFGKSKARFMMEAKTGVVFDDVAGIEEAKEELQEVVTFLKKPERFTAVGARIPKGVLLVGPPGTGKTLLAKAIAGEAGVPFFSISGSEFVEMFVGVGASRVRDLFKKAKDNAPCIVFIDEIDAVGRQRGAGIGGGNDEREQTLNQLLTEMDGFEGNTGIIIIAATNRVDVLDSALLRPGRFDRQIMVDPPDVKGRLEILDVHARNKKLADEVSLDAIARRTPGFTGADLANLLNEAAILTARRRKEAITMLEIDDAVDRVVAGMEGTPLVDSKSKRLIAYHEVGHAIVGTLVKAHDPVQKVTLIPRGQAQGLTWFTPSEDQTLISRAQILARIEGALGGRAAEDVIFGDAEVTTGAGNDLQQVTGMARQMVTRFGMSDLGPLSLESSQGEVFLGRDWLNRSEYSEEIASRIDVQVRAIVDKCYVETKQIIRDNRMAIDRLVDLLIEKETIDGDEFRQIVSEYTTVPEKEQLVTQI, from the coding sequence ATGAAACTTTCTTGGAGAGTTGTCCTCTTATGGGCGCTACCAATTTTGGTTGTAGGCTTCTTCTTTTGGCAAGGCGCCTTTTCGACTAACGCTGCCGATCCGGGGCGTAATGCTGCGAACACTCGGATGACCTATGGCCGCTTTCTAGATTATCTGGATGCCGGTCGTGTAATGGCGGTAGATCTTTACGATGGGGGGCGTACTGCCATTGTTGAGGCGGTTGACCCACAGCTGGATAATCGGGTACAGCGCTGGCGGGTTGATCTTCCCGGCAATACTCCTGAACTCATCACGCGATTGAAGAGTTCCGACATCAGTATTGACTCTCATCCCCCTCGAAGCAATGGTGCAGTTTGGGGCATCCTAGGAAATCTGTTATTCCCTTTCCTGCTCATTGGTGGTTTGTTCTTCTTGTTCCGTCGTTCTAGCAACGTGCCAGGGGGGCCGGGGCAAGCCATGAACTTTGGCAAGTCGAAGGCGCGCTTCATGATGGAAGCCAAAACTGGCGTGGTCTTTGATGACGTGGCAGGTATCGAAGAAGCAAAGGAAGAGCTGCAAGAGGTTGTTACTTTCTTGAAGAAGCCTGAGCGCTTTACGGCAGTGGGAGCCCGTATCCCGAAAGGGGTGTTATTAGTAGGCCCACCTGGAACCGGTAAGACTCTGCTGGCTAAGGCGATCGCAGGTGAAGCAGGCGTTCCGTTCTTCAGCATCTCTGGTTCAGAATTCGTGGAGATGTTTGTGGGGGTTGGCGCCTCTCGTGTCCGTGACCTCTTCAAGAAAGCGAAGGACAACGCGCCCTGTATTGTTTTCATCGATGAGATTGACGCTGTAGGTCGTCAACGGGGTGCAGGTATCGGTGGCGGCAACGATGAGCGGGAACAAACCCTGAACCAGTTGCTGACCGAAATGGACGGCTTTGAAGGCAACACTGGCATCATTATCATTGCTGCAACCAACCGCGTGGATGTTCTCGATTCTGCCTTGTTACGTCCTGGTCGCTTTGATCGCCAGATTATGGTTGATCCCCCGGATGTTAAAGGTCGTTTGGAGATTCTCGACGTCCATGCCCGCAATAAAAAGCTCGCGGATGAAGTGTCTCTAGATGCGATCGCCCGCCGGACTCCTGGCTTTACGGGTGCTGATCTCGCTAACTTGCTCAATGAAGCAGCCATCTTGACGGCGCGTCGTCGCAAAGAGGCGATCACGATGTTGGAGATTGACGACGCCGTGGATCGGGTTGTAGCGGGTATGGAAGGGACGCCGCTGGTCGATAGCAAGAGCAAGCGGTTGATTGCCTATCACGAAGTGGGTCATGCCATTGTCGGGACTCTGGTCAAAGCGCATGATCCGGTGCAGAAGGTAACCCTGATTCCTCGTGGACAGGCTCAGGGTCTTACTTGGTTTACCCCTAGTGAAGACCAAACCCTGATCTCTCGTGCTCAGATTCTGGCGCGCATTGAGGGTGCCTTAGGCGGTCGCGCTGCTGAAGACGTTATCTTTGGCGATGCTGAAGTTACCACGGGGGCAGGCAATGACCTGCAACAGGTAACTGGCATGGCCCGGCAGATGGTCACTCGCTTTGGTATGTCTGATCTGGGGCCACTGTCGCTTGAAAGTTCTCAGGGTGAGGTATTCCTGGGGCGCGATTGGCTGAATCGCTCAGAGTATTCTGAGGAAATCGCCTCTCGTATTGATGTTCAAGTCCGAGCCATTGTGGATAAGTGCTACGTAGAAACGAAGCAGATCATCCGCGATAATCGCATGGCGATTGACCGCCTGGTAGACCTTTTGATTGAGAAGGAAACCATTGATGGCGATGAGTTTCGTCAGATTGTGTCTGAGTACACCACCGTTCCTGAAAAAGAGCAGCTGGTGACTCAGATCTAA